A stretch of the Staphylococcus sp. NRL 16/872 genome encodes the following:
- a CDS encoding Fe(3+) dicitrate ABC transporter substrate-binding protein has translation MKGFKVAGIVALLFALVLVTACGNVSNNGSKDSDNKSSSSKDSIEIKHELGTTKVPKDAKKVVALEFSFVDALAALDVKPVGIADDNKPNRIIKPLKDKIGNYTSVGARKQPNLEEISKLKPDLIIADSNRHKGIYKELSKIAPTIELKSFDGDYNDNIDAFKTVAKALNKEDEGKKRLDEHKKKLAEYKDEIQFDKNEKVLPAVASKSGLLAHPSESYVGQFLTELGFKEALTKDVTKGLSKYLQGPYLQLNAETLKDVNPERMFIMTDGASPKEPSYQEMKKDPVWDTLDAVKHNRVSIVNRDTWARARGLISSEEMAKELVEISKKDKEK, from the coding sequence ATGAAAGGCTTCAAAGTCGCTGGAATAGTCGCATTATTATTTGCATTGGTTCTTGTTACTGCATGTGGTAATGTAAGTAATAACGGTTCTAAGGATTCCGATAACAAATCCTCATCATCGAAAGATTCGATTGAAATTAAACATGAGTTAGGTACAACAAAAGTTCCTAAAGATGCTAAAAAAGTAGTAGCTTTAGAATTCTCATTTGTAGACGCATTAGCTGCGCTAGATGTAAAACCTGTTGGAATAGCTGATGATAATAAACCCAATCGTATTATCAAACCTTTAAAAGATAAAATTGGTAACTATACATCTGTAGGTGCGCGTAAACAACCAAACTTAGAAGAAATCAGCAAGTTAAAACCAGACCTAATCATTGCAGATAGTAATAGACATAAAGGTATTTATAAAGAGCTAAGCAAAATTGCTCCAACTATTGAACTAAAAAGTTTCGACGGAGATTATAATGATAATATCGATGCTTTCAAAACTGTCGCTAAAGCTTTAAATAAAGAAGACGAAGGTAAAAAACGTTTAGATGAACATAAGAAAAAATTAGCTGAATATAAAGATGAAATTCAATTTGATAAAAATGAAAAAGTCTTACCAGCTGTAGCTTCTAAATCAGGATTACTTGCTCATCCAAGTGAATCTTATGTTGGTCAATTTTTAACTGAACTTGGCTTTAAAGAAGCATTAACTAAAGATGTAACTAAAGGTTTAAGTAAATATTTACAAGGACCTTACTTACAGTTAAATGCTGAAACATTAAAAGACGTGAATCCAGAACGTATGTTTATTATGACTGACGGTGCAAGTCCAAAAGAACCATCTTATCAAGAAATGAAAAAAGATCCAGTTTGGGATACTTTAGATGCAGTTAAACATAATCGTGTAAGTATAGTAAATCGTGACACATGGGCACGTGCACGTGGTTTAATATCTTCAGAAGAGATGGCTAAAGAACTTGTTGAAATTTCTAAAAAAGATAAAGAGAAGTAA
- a CDS encoding iron ABC transporter permease — MTMRSTDSQSANERATKKRTTLTFLVSVCFLFIFAYFNLAIGSSDIHAKDIYDYFFTSVDNKQTFLIHNVRMPRMIGGLIIGGALALAGLLMQAITRNPLASPQIFGVNSGASFVIVLVTILIPSLGKYATLLAFIGSFIGGLTVYLLSGSTKKITPVKLALAGMAIHLFFSSLTQGIIILNEDSNTTVMFWLVGSLNGLKWTSVLSIMPWLLIAFIITLLMGRQLTIMELGDDIAKGLGQKTQLIRIIIGLLVIVLAGASVSIAGPIGFVGLIVPHIVKRYVSKDYFIMVPLTFLVGADLLLLSDMLSRLITFPYESPVGIVTSFVGAIYFLLITLRGVKRI, encoded by the coding sequence ATGACTATGAGATCAACTGATAGTCAATCCGCTAATGAAAGAGCAACTAAGAAACGCACTACACTCACGTTCCTCGTGAGTGTGTGCTTTCTTTTTATTTTTGCATACTTTAATTTAGCGATTGGTTCTTCAGACATTCATGCAAAAGATATTTATGACTATTTTTTTACTTCAGTAGACAATAAACAAACATTCCTTATTCATAACGTAAGAATGCCAAGAATGATTGGTGGCTTAATCATAGGTGGCGCACTTGCGCTTGCTGGTTTATTAATGCAAGCTATTACTAGAAATCCGTTGGCTTCTCCTCAAATATTTGGCGTCAACTCAGGTGCTTCTTTTGTTATCGTTTTAGTAACTATTTTAATTCCATCTCTTGGAAAATATGCTACATTACTTGCTTTCATTGGTTCATTTATTGGGGGTCTAACAGTATATTTACTTTCAGGCTCAACAAAAAAGATTACGCCAGTAAAACTAGCATTAGCAGGTATGGCTATTCATTTGTTTTTCAGTAGCTTAACGCAAGGAATTATTATTTTAAACGAAGACTCGAATACAACAGTGATGTTCTGGCTAGTCGGATCATTAAATGGATTAAAATGGACATCAGTACTTTCGATCATGCCATGGCTCCTTATAGCATTCATCATTACATTATTAATGGGACGCCAATTAACAATTATGGAATTAGGAGACGATATCGCTAAAGGATTAGGACAAAAAACTCAACTTATTCGTATTATTATTGGACTTCTTGTTATTGTGTTAGCTGGCGCTTCTGTTTCAATAGCAGGTCCAATTGGTTTTGTTGGTTTAATTGTCCCTCATATAGTTAAACGTTACGTAAGCAAAGATTACTTTATTATGGTACCGTTAACTTTTCTAGTAGGTGCAGATTTATTACTTTTATCTGATATGCTTAGTCGCCTCATTACATTCCCATATGAATCTCCAGTAGGTATTGTAACGTCATTTGTAGGGGCTATTTATTTCTTATTAATTACACTTAGAGGGGTGAAACGAATATGA
- a CDS encoding iron chelate uptake ABC transporter family permease subunit yields MTKRNLSIRYAIVIVCLIISIFISLCVGSTMYSPMKALKGIFTLDDFILNEYRIPRTLLGFGVGSSLAISGAVIQGVVRNPLASPDVIGITKGASLAAIIVIMVFPTAPLIVLPIGSFIGALVISLILSFLISKFNIKGSTLALIGLAIGAICTAVVQFLLIRNPMDANNALIWLTGSLYGHTIENFYSIIPWFIITLPLVLGLSYQLDILNLGDNIAVALGAKVQHLKMILLILSVMLAGASISVVGGISFLGLISPHIARSLVGQRYFHVVIMSGLIGAVLILVSDGLARGIHPPLDIPVGVIIAIIGVPYFLFLLRRI; encoded by the coding sequence ATGACAAAACGAAATTTATCTATTCGTTACGCCATTGTTATCGTTTGTTTAATTATTAGTATTTTTATAAGTTTATGCGTTGGCTCTACTATGTATAGCCCTATGAAAGCATTAAAAGGTATATTTACATTGGATGACTTTATTTTAAATGAATACCGTATACCACGAACATTATTAGGATTTGGAGTTGGTAGCAGTTTAGCCATTTCTGGTGCAGTGATTCAAGGTGTAGTAAGAAATCCGCTAGCCTCACCGGATGTGATTGGTATTACTAAAGGTGCAAGTTTAGCCGCTATTATCGTAATTATGGTATTCCCAACTGCGCCACTCATTGTATTACCAATAGGTTCATTCATTGGTGCGTTAGTTATCAGCTTAATTTTGTCATTTTTAATTTCAAAGTTTAACATCAAAGGTTCTACACTTGCATTGATTGGTTTAGCCATAGGTGCTATTTGTACGGCAGTAGTACAATTTTTATTAATTCGTAACCCTATGGATGCTAATAATGCATTAATTTGGTTAACTGGTAGCTTATATGGTCATACAATTGAGAACTTTTATTCAATTATTCCTTGGTTTATTATTACTTTGCCATTAGTATTAGGTTTAAGTTATCAATTAGATATTTTAAATTTAGGAGATAATATTGCAGTAGCATTAGGTGCTAAAGTTCAACACCTTAAGATGATTTTACTTATTTTATCTGTCATGCTAGCAGGGGCGTCTATTTCAGTTGTGGGTGGCATTAGTTTCTTAGGACTTATTTCCCCACATATTGCTAGATCGCTCGTAGGACAACGTTATTTCCATGTTGTGATCATGTCTGGTTTAATAGGTGCAGTACTTATCTTAGTCAGTGATGGATTAGCAAGAGGTATCCATCCACCATTAGATATTCCAGTAGGTGTTATTATCGCTATTATAGGTGTTCCATATTTCTTATTTTTACTTAGAAGAATTTAA
- a CDS encoding YjiH family protein — MKGYTRQDIVKGRVKFITMSIIGIILFLIPIPTVQDGKKQTTLPVAFLANLLKELLGNAMPIIILFIITLSGILTILYSLILRNKVKPGSLIESAFKVGPVWLVLRVLAVFLAWMTYLKLGSKVIYSEDTGGLVFNDLLPTLVAVFLFAALFLPFLMEYGLLEFLGPLFRPIMRPLFTLPGRSTVDNLASFIGDGTVGVLITSRQYERGIYSRRESIVISTTFSVVSITFAIVIAETVGLQHKFFAFYLTVIISCFVAAMIMPRIWPLNKIPDEFTKEVSEETRLEKLPEGKSALKHGFDEATIVGLKAPGFKEFMKSGCKTVVDMWFVILPVVMSIGTLATIIANYTPVFTIVGKPFIPILELLQIPEATKASETLLIGFADMFLPSILIANAHSEITRFVIGALSISQLIYLSEVGGVILGSKIPVSIGKLFAIFLIRTAITLPIIALMAHLLL, encoded by the coding sequence TTGAAAGGATACACCAGACAAGACATTGTTAAAGGTCGAGTCAAATTTATAACAATGTCCATTATAGGAATTATCTTATTTTTGATTCCTATACCTACAGTTCAAGATGGAAAAAAACAAACGACTTTACCAGTTGCCTTTTTAGCTAACTTACTAAAGGAATTACTAGGTAATGCGATGCCTATTATCATTCTATTTATTATTACGCTTTCAGGAATATTGACTATATTATATTCATTAATATTGAGAAATAAAGTTAAACCAGGGAGTTTAATTGAAAGTGCATTTAAAGTAGGTCCAGTGTGGTTGGTGTTACGTGTACTAGCTGTATTTTTAGCATGGATGACATATCTTAAACTTGGATCCAAAGTTATTTATTCTGAAGATACAGGTGGTCTTGTATTTAATGATTTACTACCTACATTAGTTGCTGTTTTCTTATTTGCAGCATTATTCTTACCATTTTTAATGGAATACGGTTTATTAGAATTTTTAGGACCATTGTTTAGACCAATAATGCGACCACTATTTACCTTACCTGGCCGTTCAACTGTAGATAACCTAGCTTCATTTATTGGAGATGGAACAGTTGGTGTACTTATTACAAGTCGTCAGTATGAACGTGGTATCTATTCTAGGAGAGAGTCTATCGTTATTTCCACGACGTTTAGTGTAGTATCGATTACTTTCGCGATTGTCATTGCTGAAACAGTTGGATTGCAACATAAGTTCTTTGCATTTTATTTAACAGTTATTATTTCTTGTTTTGTAGCAGCTATGATTATGCCTAGAATTTGGCCTTTAAATAAAATACCGGATGAGTTTACTAAGGAAGTCTCTGAAGAAACTCGTCTTGAAAAATTACCAGAAGGTAAAAGTGCACTCAAACACGGGTTTGATGAAGCGACAATAGTTGGATTAAAAGCACCAGGTTTCAAAGAATTTATGAAATCAGGATGTAAGACAGTGGTAGATATGTGGTTTGTAATTTTACCAGTGGTTATGAGTATTGGGACGTTAGCCACAATTATTGCAAATTATACGCCTGTTTTTACAATTGTAGGCAAACCATTTATTCCAATTTTAGAGTTATTGCAAATTCCGGAAGCTACAAAAGCTTCTGAAACATTGTTGATTGGATTTGCTGATATGTTTTTACCTTCAATTTTAATAGCAAATGCCCACAGTGAAATTACAAGATTTGTTATCGGTGCTTTAAGTATTTCTCAGCTAATTTATTTATCAGA